From Quercus lobata isolate SW786 chromosome 11, ValleyOak3.0 Primary Assembly, whole genome shotgun sequence:
ctaaagtgtttttagtgacgaaatgtTTTCGTCATTGAATGGTGTTTTTAGCAGGAAAACATTTAGAGACGAAACGTTTTCTTcgctaaaagttaaaaaaaaaaaaatcaaatcagacttttagtgacaaaatatttcgtcactaggACTTTTAGTGACAGGATTTCAGTGATGAAATGAATTTCGTCACTAAGGATcgatttcgtcactaaaggtccttagtgacgaaaaactggacttttagtgacgaattttttcgtcattgaaaatacattttgttgtagtggtAAGTGGGAATGCGATATTAAAGAACAAGGGAATAACTTATAGAGCAGTGGGAATACGAAGGGTCGCCGGTAGGAAATGCGAACGATCGCTAGTGGAGGTGAAGGATCGGTTGAAGGTGAAGGATCGGCGAAGAGGAAGAGTCGTTGGATGAGATCAACGATGAGATCGATGGCGATATTGACGGTGAAAAGGATGGCGAGATCGATAGCGACGAAATGGAGATATCGGATGGAATAGAGATATCGACGAGAGAATAAAGCTTATCGGCGACGGAATAGAGCTTATCAGCAACGGAATGGAGATATCGGTGACGGTTCGGTGATATCGGTGACGGTTTGGTGAGAGCTTATTAGCGACCGAATGGAGCTTATTGATGATAGAATGGAGATATCGGTGACAGAATGGAGCTTATCGATGACGGAATAGAGCTTATCGGCAACGGAATGGAGATACCGGTAACGGTTTGGTGAGAGCTTATCGGCAATGGTTGGGTTTCTCCATGTCGGCGTCGTTTGGGTTCTGATATTTTGGGAGCTGACATAAAAGAGGGAAGGGAAGAAATGAAAAGGGAAAAGCGAAACAAAGGGGGTTTACACTCACCTCTTTAGCGACGAATTCTTTTCCGTCGCCAATGCCCACTTTGTCATCGTAAAAGGTATGGTTTTTACGTTTTTAGCGACGAATTTCAGTTTCGTCAGAAAAGAACCCGGGctttgttaagatttttagagacgaaattcatattttgtcGCTAAAgcatacttttagtgacgaatagTGATGTTGTTgctaaaaacatataagtgcaaaactattattatttttagtgatgattatttttcgtcactaattcTTCCTTATAGCAACGAAAGGATTTTTGTCACTAATACTATCCACAACAATACCTACAGTGaagaaatatttcgtcactaaaaatttcaacttttagcgacgaaatatttcgttgCTATACATTAATTAAGCTCGCGCCAAAGTTTCCCTTCGCTGGTGCCCATTTTTCAGATCACAatagtgatgaatttttttttcatctctaaatgttataatttttttcattattagtgacgaaaattcatatttcgtcactaaagttgtatttttagtggcgaaaaatatttcctcactaattttcgtcgctaaaagcacattttgttgtagtgcgCACCAGTAGCTTCTTCAgagagaatgatgaactaggttGCTATCTGCATGTGCGAcgacctttaaaataagccttatatatgtctggGGTTGTGAGAgaagaaaccctatacaaatattTCAGTATAGgccaaaaatcaaatctgaaatttcTTATTTCATAAGTCTCGATAGAAACAGCTTGTGTCGAAAAACCCAAAACTGGAAAGTGGTAGATAATTAAGTCACGGTTCCAACCCATCCGGTGTTgagtcaattggatttttgaggagaaaGATACTgccaaaatactgatcagtgctcaaatctgatttttccttttcagattttgcctctttgatttctttccttatttgaagcttccaaacATGGTAAACATCCCAAGCACTCTAGTagcacctccttagacatttaagcatggtcctttaaCTCCTCTTTAGTTCTAGTTTGGcttccattctctcacaaactcttgtaaactcattttttccacatgatttcctaaaagtagaaaattacacccaatgaatgacattttattcaagaaattatttaaagataaataatagggacttaTGCAAATCAttgcttaattatacaaattaagcttaataataaagagataacgcccatataaatatataacaagtatacattttaaggcgttatcagATAGttagatatttttataaaaaattatgtatttcaaattaaaatataatatcttCTAATGTTTCGGTCTTATTTTACTTACCTATTTCAGAAACTTACCAAATGTGATAAGAATGACTTTTAATGTATTATAATGTCATGGGTTAATAGCTATAATTTTAATACATTGATTTCATATACAGCTATATGCTTATTAGCTTATTAGATGACCGTTGATATATAATATCAtcataattatttgattttaatacATAAACATTACCGGAAACACTTTCTCTCCTTCGATAGGAGCTCTTTCTCTCGTGTGACTACGAGATATCTCCCTCCCTCAGGTGACCTGGGGGTATGATTTTATTTCTTGTGCTGTTTTACTTACATCAAGTTCATAGTTACCATGGCGGAGGAAGTCATCAATAGTTTGGAAAATATGAAGCTGactatagaagaagaagagattatTGCTATTTCAGAGGAGGGTCGTCAGGAAGAAATTGAAAGTTGTGTGCTAAGTCTAATTGGGAAAATTCTTACGTGTAAGCCTTTTAACAAGAAAGCAGCTCAGAATACGTTGAGAAGAGCTTGGGGGCGGAATGAGGAGCTGCAAATTATCGAGGTGGGGGCAAACCTATtccaatttaaattcaaatcagAGTTTGAGATGGAGCGGGTATGGAAAGGCGGGTCGTGGACATTTGATAATCAAGTTTTAATGTTGCGTAAATGGCAATCAGGGATGACAGCAAAGAATGTTCAGTTTGAAGCAGTCCCTCTATGGGTGCAAATTTGGGATGCTCCATTTGATATGGCATGTCCCAGAGTTGCGAGAGAGGTGGGGAATTGATTGGGTGTAGTGGAAGAAGTCGAATGGAGACAAAGGCAAGACCAGCAAAACCTGTTCATGAGAGTTAAGGTGGCCATTCCAATATCCAAACCGTTAAGGCGGGGAGGTTATCTAGCAAGATCGGATGGGGAAAAAGTCTGGACCACGTTTAAGTATGAGCGCTTGCCAATGTTCTGTCACCATTGCGGGCTGCTGGGGCATGATATTAAGCACTGTGCGAAGTACTTTGCATTAACAAAGAATGGTAAGGAAGCTCCTCTGCAATATGGCGAGTGGTTGAAAGCAAGTGGGGGGCGGATGTGGCCAAACCCAGGGAGGCAGTCCAGAAACGATACGGCAGAGGATGAAGGAAGAGTGAAACCCAACAGTCTGGGTAAGGCGGCGGCTGACAATCACGATGGGGTAAACCCTAGCGAGCAAGAAGGTAACGGAAAAGGGAATAATGGTAAAGCAGGGAATAATAAAGAGGCTGGAGTTAATGGGGGCGAGATTTCAGCGCAAGTTGAAACGAATATGGATTGGCTATCAATGGGCAATATGAGTATTAATTATTTGGGGAGGAATTCGAAATCAAATAGGAATAATGAGGAGTTATTGCTGCATGATCCAAGGAGCGTGGTGCATGAAGTAAGGAACGTAACCCATGAAGAAACAAACGTGATGCATGAAGAAAGGATAGTAAGGAATGAAGAAAAGAATGTGGGGCCAGGGGAAAGTCAGCATGTGGAAGAGAAGGCAAGTAATGGGCCAAAAGGGACTAAATTAAAGCCCACATGGACCGGGATAGCCCGTGTGAGTGAAGGAAGTAAAAAATCAGGACTTACTGAGCCCAACACGATATTGGGCAAACGGGGAGTGCAACTTATAGAAGTGGACAGTGAAGCAGAGTTGGGGGGTCAGATGAGTAAACGTGAGAAGATACACGAGGATGATCTTATCAGCAAAGTGGCAGGGGTGCAGGATCACCCTTGCCGAGCACAATGAGGATGTTAAGTtggaactgccaagggcttgggaacccttggacagTTCGAAGCCTTCGCAAGATTGTGAGGGATCAAGCTCCCATGGTGTGTTTTTTAATGGAGACTCACTTGGATAAAGAGGGTTATGAGATTCACTGTAAAGATATACCATTTAAGAATAAATTGATAGTCAAGAAACCGAACACAGGAGGGGGATTGGCACTACTTTGGAAGGCAGAGGTGCAATTAGATGTGATCAACTATACAGAGCACCATATTCTAGCTAAGGTTGTGGAGGAAGATGGGTATGTCTGGTACTTAACGGGCTTCTATGGTTGGGCTGAGGCAAGTCAAAAACGCATATCTAGTTTTGTTGATGGGCCTTGGTGTTGTATAAGGGACTTCAATGCCATTTTATTTTCCTCTGAAAAGCACAGTATGCACCCACCACTGTACAAGCAAATGGAAGAGTTTGGTTCTGCCTTGGACTCTTGTAACTTGGCTGATCTGAGCTTTCATGGTTATCCATTAACATGGAACAATAAACGCCCAGGGACTGCTAATACGAGGGAGCGACTAGATTGGGCTGTTGCTAACACGGCATGGAGAGAAAAATTCCCAGCAAGTACAGTTTGTCATTTGTTTTCTCATGCTTCAGATCATCGCCCTATTTTGCTACAAACTAGAACTGACAGGGGAGTGCGAGCAAAAGGCATACGTGGGTTTAAGTTTGAGGAGGCGTGGCTTTTGGATGAAGAATGTTAAGGGAAGGTGAATGAGGGGTGGAATGAGAGGGGAGGGGCAGCAGGTTCGGCCTTGGCTAGagtcaaagaaaaaatagtaaaatgtgGGGAAGAATTGTTTACGTGGGGCTCAGCAAAAACTGATCTGGATACTGAAGAAATTAAAAGGCTTCAAAGGAGGGTAGAGAGCCTAAGTGTCTGTGAACCGACTGAAGAAACAAGGGCAGAATTTTTAGAGGCTAGCAAGAACCTCGATGCTTCGCTACGTAAGCAGGAAATTTATTGGCATCAACGTTCTCGGATCTCTTGGCTCAAACACGAGgataaaataccaaaattttccattccAAGACCTCACAATGAAGACGGAGAAACTTTATCCAAGGAATTAGAGACCAGCAAAATAATTGGGTAGAGGAGGTTGAAGAAATAGCGGGGGTGGCAACTAATTATTTTGAGTGTATTTATAGCTCAGGTGGCAGCAACCAAATGGAGGAGTGCCTTGACACAGTGCACTGTAAAGTGACCACagatatgatagaatttttGTCCAGTGATTATAGTGCGGAAGAGATCAAAGCAGCGGTGTTTCAGATGGGACCAACAAAGGCTCTTGGCCCAGACGGTATGAATgctttattttatcaaaaattttggcatattgttgGTGATGACGTGATAGCTGCtgtgttgaattttttgaattctggTATAATGTTGCCTGAGATAAATTATACTCATATTGTTCTTATACCGAAAATTAAGTCACCAGAGAGAATCTCGGATTTTAGGCCTATAAGCCTCTGTAATgtaatttataaaatcatttcaAAGGTCTTGGCCAACAGATTAAAATCGATTCTCCCTAGCTTGATTTCCCCATGCCAAAGTGCTTTTGTTCCTGGGCGGTTGATCACTGATAATGTCCTAGTTGCATATGAAACCTTACATGCTATGAATAGTAGGAGATCGGGTAAAAGGGGCTATATGGCATTAAAATTGGATGTTagtaaagcatatgataggGTTGAATGGAGCTTCCTGAAGGGTATTATGTCTAAGTTGGGTTTTGCCTGAGTGTTGGATTGATAGGGTGATGAGCTGTGTGACATCCACCTTTTTTTCTGTTCGTATTAATGGAAAGGCCTATGGTAATATTTGTCCATCTCGTGGGCTCCGTCAAGGAGACCCTTTATCACCTTATCTATTTTTGTTGTGtgcagaagggttctcttctaTACTAGCCAGAGCACAGGAGGAAGGGAGGCTCCATGGGGTTGCGGTTTGTATACTTATGGCACCCATGACATGGAAGAGAGGAGAAGGAGGAATAGTGACATGCATGTTTGTGAGGATACGCGTGATAGCCGAAAGAAAGATGAGCTCCGGGGTAACTACGATACGTTTACCTTGAAATACCATAGTAAAACCCATCCACCATAGTAGATCCACTCACACCACCAACACCTTCAACACTACAACAAATTCTCCCATAAAACACACaaactctaaataaataaataaagaaataaataaaaaccataaaCGTAGATTACAACCCAAATTGGAGtgctaagaaagaaagaaaaatctaagaaaagaaagagaaaaagttgagAGCAAAGAAATTTGGGtgaaggagaaagaaagaaagaaatgagaaaagaagaaagaaaaaaaaaacataaaagagaagagagaagcgtacaaattgaaaaaagaaagaaagaaaagaaaagaaagaaaaaagaagagaaaaaagaaaaatacaagaagaaAGAGAGTGTTGGCACCTGATTTTTGATGTGGACTTGACATTGAGTTGGGTCCCACATGTTTGCCAAAATTTACAAGAATGCCACATAACTCATAATTCATgattcaaaaacaataaaaacttgtTTTCGATTTTCATCACccaaactcaattttttgagtttctagtgatgaaaattgagttatggGAACAAAACCAAACAAGCTTAATTgtagtgggacccatgaattttgagaattaagttatggaaattgagtATTGAGTGATGATTTTGCCTAAACCAAAAACCCCATAAGAGGATGTCGGAATTGAGGTGGTTTGAGTTATATAACTTaaaactcatcactcaaaacccaaaatccttGAGACCCACTAAgtgaaaaagaatttgattgagttttcagttttttttccataactcatatctcaaatttttgagttatgagaaTGAAAACTAAGAACTgcgtgttttcaatttttaagaaatgagTTTGATGGCAATTTCGTTAATAAGTGCAACCATGTGGGGCCGTCAGTGACTTGTCACATCCTTGCTCAGTACCGTTGGAAGCTTTTCTGTTCTTTGGCTTTAGCTTTAGCTTCATAATGAAGGTTAGTAAATACATACACCCACCATGCAGGCTATGGGCCCCCACAAAAAAGTGATAAAGTTAAGTTATAAGAATGAGAAACATGATTTTGAGTTATGAACCAAACAAGaagttttcaattttgggtttttgatgagATAGATTTTTGAGATATGAGTGATGAGTTTTGAGTTAcgaattttgagttttaagatAGCCTCAAACAAAAAATGCTCTAGTTTACGctgtttccttcttctttttcatcgAACTCGAGTTTATAGGGCTCAAGTTCTACACTGCATACAGCTCGGTCTTGTCAAAATTGAGTTCCTCATTGccttttaaattaaacaaattccTGGTTAGCGAGTGCCACcgtggcattttttatggaactcgagttatatgtgaaacttgagtttcacaaacttgagtttcaaaacaatgatatattactaaaaatttctaaaacaatGGTAAATTGGTAAATATTTTGCCAAATAATGGTATTTGACCATTTTAGCCATTGACTTTGTGGTAAAGTTTTATTCGCTATTAATCTTTGTTCTACATAGTTAGAACAATGGTTAGAACATGTAATCAAATGGTAATCATTGTTTTGCAtagtcaaccaaaaaaaaaaaagcccaaaacaactTTTCACACCCTCCCACACAcctttcctccttttttttcaactttaacaCGAAGTCAATTTAATGCTTGTagattgacacagtgatttgttgacaaataggCGACAGATTCATGTTAGCATGCTTGTGAATCATAACAACGTGCAATAGCTATAGGCTCGGGACCCTTACAATACCAGTGTAGGGTGTCCAAAGTGGCGAGCTTCTTCCATGTCTTCTCTTTTAACGAAATTTTGAAGATCTTCTCCAAAAAATCCACTGTTCAAGGTTAACCTCTGGACGGTCCTGAGCTGCAATAAGAGACGGTTAGACTaacaagtaaaataaacaaaataagtaaatgagaaaatttaagCAGACGGACACCTACCAAACGGAGGCATTATACCCCAAGTTCTATCAACAAGGGGCATGTTCTCTCGTTCATTGGGGTGGCACATCCAGTTGTCTCCCTACATGAAGAAATATCGGTTCTTCCAGTCCTAGTTAGAATCAGGGGTCTCGTACACTAGCCTAAGCGCTGGTTTCCTCAGTAGGAAGCTATAAATCCCCCTAGACTTGACGATTAGCTGACGTCTCCCTTTACTTAGAACCCTGTACAACACCTTTGCACCAAGGAAGATTCTCCAAGTATTTGGAGCAATCTGGGTGACGGATAGTCCAAAGTACTAGAGTAAGCGACGGTGGAGAGCACTCAAAGGTAGTCCAAACCCCACCTTGAACATTTTCTTATACACCCCAACATCATCAACACCACGGTAATAACACTTCTCAAACTTAAAAGGTAGACAGATGGGGATGTCAACGGAAATCTGATATCTCTCCCGTAAGGCATCGAAGTGTTTTCTTTTAATGGCCAAGTTAAAATCATTGACCATCCACATAAGGGGAAGAACGAACTTCCTAAGGCCGTCAGGGCCAATGATAGATCTAATAGGAGATTCAATGTTCTCCTCGCCATCTGAGTCTCCACTTGTATCACTCTCTAACCTGTCCACGTTTGAGTCATCATCCTCCTCCTCAGAAGGTGAATTAGCAAATGGAACCCTTTCAAAATAAGAGGAGCGGGGATCGTCTTGACCTAATGATTACACCTCATCATAGCCTGCTCCTTCACGGACACACGATTGCTCCCTCGACGCTTCACTAGACATCTATTACACCTACTCGTGATGAATAAACTCCTGAGACTCTACAGGTTTCCATATGCGATGGACATACaatacttaaagaaaacaagaaaagaaaaaatgtgtaTAGGTCGAAGAGCACTTACAGTTGTACAGTGCAGAAAAGGGATGGAAACGGCGTGGTGAACAAATGCATTGAGGAGACGGAGTGACAAATTCTTGCAGGTGACGGTGGCTCTCTAACACTAGAAAATGGTTGCGAAAAGTAGAAATGAAGGGGAGAAGCAACATATATATAGGGGAAATGGCGCAAAAGACAAAGAGACGTTTTGGTCCGAGTAACCAACCACTGAAATCATGCCACGTGGAGTACActtagaactcgagtctttgagactcaaGTTCCACTTAAACGCCACGTGGACATGGATGCCACGTAGATGCCCTTAAAACTCGAGTCTCTGAGACTCGGTTTACTAAAAGTGAAACCGAGtctcaaaaacttgatttttaaatgtgGTCAAAAACTCCATATGGGCTGGTCATGTCTGTTTCCCATTAGGTTTGGTCATGTCCCATCTTGTTTTGTTTGGTCCAGTCTCTCGGGATTCAGAGAATATTTGACTGATTCCTCTCTCAACAACTCTCATAGAACCTCTCTCAACTCTCACAGAACCTCTCATAAACTCTCATACACATTCAGCAGCAAAACATTGCTCCTCTCTTAACTCTCATACAAGCCCAACATTCATTGCAGTCTCCCTCTCTCACTCCCCctctcactctcatacaatCTCAACAGTACATTTGCACATCCTCATTTCAGGAAAGGGTCTCCTCACTCTCTAGTTGGTTGTTTAGTGTATATAACTGCTTTAGAAAGTGTTGCTTGCATTGAATTTGTCATGACATTTCctgataaaatatttgtttgtattaaatatttatatttgtttcctgataaaaatatatatatatatatatatttatatttatatatttatatatatattcatacaactatatatttaaatatttaaatatttatatatatatatatatatttatataaatatatatatatatttaaaaatatatatatttaaatagccagtatatatatatatatgagaaagaTACACGAATCCACCAACTAATAGTCCATCCACATAGAAATATGGAACAGACATGCATGAAGAGAAATACGGAGagagattttcttctttttctctcttattcaATCTTGGCAAATCCTAGTGCCTAAACAGTTCAAATCTGTGTTGtatcaaatatcaatatcatTTTGTTAGGGTTGAGTCTAGTTCAAAAGCTgttaaaatgacaaaactatcaaattatgaCAAGTTGATGATTTTTTGTTCATAGCTTTTTCACCATctatatataatgaattttgtagtgaaaattatttcattgaAAAGTAGGCATATAGGGCTTCAAAACGAATATAATTTGATtcaatttggattttaaataaGTGAAATGCGACCGTTTGAAATTGGCACAACTATATTATCTTCAAGATTTTCACTTGAGTAAAATGTTCTTGTTCACTATGTAAATTTTTAGGTTGTGAATTCTCATTTGTAGAAAATCTAAACAACCTATACAAGGCGCAATAACAACAACTTTTTGGTGAGAGAGGGTAGTCACGAAATGAAGATCTTGAAGCCTTTCTCTTACctaaaatagaaacaaaaataaaaaaataaaaacttggcaaaaaaaaaaagtcatctaTGTGCTGTgatccaaaaaaagaagttattagAATTCTTGACAACACCTTAAGCCTTAAACCTTTAGTAGTTGAATCCCTAGagttgtttttcctttcaagaGTATTAACTTAGTTACCAAATCTTGTGCTGCATAATTAGGCTTTATCATTATTGATTTAGATTTCGAAGTTATCTGTCACTAACATATTATACTTGACTCTCTAATAGGTTCACAATCTCTGAAgaatattgatataaatgtaTACTTCGGTGGACCCTTTGACAATCTTGGAGGGATTGACAGATTCCCATTTAGAGGGGAGGGTATCGAATGCTACTACATGATGATACGTCGTAAGTTGAAGACCTTGAatgatttgaagaggaaaataataGACGAATTGAATTTGAACCCTACTTGGTATgacatcaagattatttatcgtTACCCACAAGAAGTCCTTCATGAACGGATAAATTACGGGTATATGGTGATCAAAGAAGATAAACATGTAAAGATGATGTTTAATAGGATCCAGAAAATGTCCCAAGTAAATGCTGCTAAGTTGTATGTAAGTTTGGAGGCATTTGCAGACAGCACTACTGAGGTGGTGCAACAAACAACTACGACTTTACAATTTACAACCCTAGATGATGGATGCACTACAATGGGAGGGTATACAATGGGAGGTTATACACTCCCATCTCAAGATCATGTTACCAATACTAGTGAAACTCTCTATCCTTAAGAGACACATTTAGAGGAGGAAGacgaagatgaagatgaagatcaTACTGCGAATGATGGTGAAAATATTGATGATGTGGATGAGTACGAAGAGAGGATTGAGCGAGGCGACTTTAAGAACAATGTGGATGACCATGAAGTCGTTCCCAATTTTGAAGATGAAAATATAGAGTACCATGATGCAAGTGATGCAGACGATGATATTGGCGTCCAGCATGATACAAATACGACCACTGGCTCCAGACCTCCTGCCGACTCATTCTACACAAATACTTGGGAAGATATGGTTTATCCTCCACGTCTTCAGATACCATTTGTTTCTACTTGGGAAGATGGGATgcatttttgtaaagggttgacttttgcaaataaagAGGCGGTGAAGCGTGCATTGATAATATACGCAGCAAatgataatagaaattttacaatttgaagGTCGACCAAAATGAAATTGTGCGCCGCATGCGTTGACGACAACTACAAGTGGTACGTTGGGGCATTCATGAAGGCTAAATTCAATGGTTTGTGGATGGTCACGTCTTATATGGGTCCACACACTTGTATACCCTTTGGCCTACGAAGAGACGGTAAAATAatggattctaattttgttgcatCAAAAATTGTGGGAAAATTGTGACAAAATCACACTACTCGTATTGATGAGCTCTGGGAGATCATACGTACTAAGTATAATCACgagctttcttactataaagtatgagacgcaaaacaaaaggcaatttCTAAGATATTTGGGGATTGGGAGGAGTCTTATCAAAGGTTACGAAAGTTGTTGTTGGCATACTTGGATTAGGACTCAGGTACCCAGTACAACTATCACACCATACCTAGGCCATACGAAGGTACTGCGTTACTGCACTATGTATATTAGGCATTCGCTCCATGCATTACTGCATTCCAATATTGTAAGCCAGTGATCAATATTGATGGGACTCATCTGTATGGTAAATACAAAGGGCTATTGATGATTGCAATGGCAACCGATGCTAACCAAAAGGTTTTGCCTCTCGCCTTTGCTGTTGTGGACAATGAGTCAGGGCCTAATTGAGGGTGGTTTTTAGAGTGTTTCAAGACTTCGATAGAGCATGTCATACCTAACGAGGGCATTTGCATTATTTCTGACCGACATAAAGGTATCAAATGCGCCATTTCAGAGTGACCTAAAGGTCGGGACGGAAGAGAATAGGTATTTCACTGATATTAccttcgacatgttgctagcaacttcaacacacACTTTGATGACCCGACTCTAAAGGCATTGGCCTTGAAAGCTGGATATGCGACTCATGAAGCTAAATTTGAGTCTATAATGCAAACCATTAAGGAGGTCAAGATTAATTTACTGAGGGGTGTAGACCCTACTGATCGCCAGATTGCACGTTATATGCCATACACATATCTAGTGAGTGAGAATCTGGACAAATGGACccagtcacatgatggtggAAGACGTTACGGGacaatgacaaccaatatctTTGAGTGCTTTAATGGGGTACTTAAAGGTGCCCGCGGTTTGCCCATTGCTGCAATGGTTGATTTCACTTGGTGCaaacttgttgcatatttccatgatt
This genomic window contains:
- the LOC115967124 gene encoding uncharacterized protein LOC115967124, whose product is MRMLSWNCQGLGNPWTVRSLRKIVRDQAPMVCFLMETHLDKEGYEIHCKDIPFKNKLIVKKPNTGGGLALLWKAEVQLDVINYTEHHILAKVVEEDGYVWYLTGFYGWAEASQKRISSFVDGPWCCIRDFNAILFSSEKHSMHPPLYKQMEEFGSALDSCNLADLSFHGYPLTWNNKRPGTANTRERLDWAVANTAWREKFPASTVCHLFSHASDHRPILLQTRTDRGVRAKGIRGFKFEEAWLLDEEC